Proteins encoded in a region of the Photobacterium profundum SS9 genome:
- a CDS encoding HAD domain-containing protein has translation MMNIYEYKTFSHHSKKRLEHLIPGLLTKGWHQDSSIYTDYFGFFSIDLHIEQKCVLFIDIEGVLIPNNELLRQYNFQQYNERKFDAIKLDKSCVQPLIQFLDHTGAVIAVHSRWRHTLMTFDDIKSLFTRHGFLDKHFYKQVICKFRGISSSVEDDIFATAIKPDISNWVVLDDRILSIPAEHLIQVNENTGLLNDDLCRVESLLLDGITEHYCRL, from the coding sequence ATGATGAACATATACGAGTACAAGACCTTCAGTCATCATAGCAAGAAGCGGCTTGAGCATTTAATTCCAGGGCTTCTTACCAAAGGCTGGCATCAAGATAGCAGCATTTATACTGATTATTTTGGCTTCTTTTCTATAGACCTACATATCGAACAAAAGTGTGTACTGTTCATCGATATCGAAGGTGTACTAATACCCAATAACGAATTGTTAAGGCAGTACAATTTTCAACAATACAATGAAAGGAAATTTGATGCGATTAAGCTAGACAAGAGCTGTGTTCAACCGTTGATTCAGTTCTTAGACCATACAGGAGCTGTTATCGCAGTGCATTCTCGTTGGCGGCATACGCTAATGACGTTCGACGATATTAAATCACTATTCACTCGGCATGGTTTTCTAGATAAGCACTTTTACAAGCAAGTCATTTGCAAGTTCAGAGGAATAAGCTCAAGCGTCGAGGATGATATCTTCGCTACAGCCATAAAACCTGACATTTCAAACTGGGTTGTTCTTGATGATCGCATATTGAGCATACCAGCAGAACATTTAATACAAGTGAATGAGAATACAGGACTTTTGAACGATGATTTATGCAGAGTTGAAAGTCTTCTCCTTGACGGAATTACTGAACATTATTGCAGGTTATAA
- the tnpA gene encoding IS66 family insertion sequence element accessory protein TnpA — protein MKITRNETQWQTLIQNQQTSGLTISNYCQQHQLPTSSFYAFKKKLGLTSNSFVRAKVIQQIELLEEQPSITLTVGKANVSLPATTSATYLAQILRELS, from the coding sequence ATGAAAATAACGCGCAACGAAACACAATGGCAGACCCTAATACAAAATCAACAAACCAGTGGATTAACTATTTCAAATTACTGCCAACAGCATCAATTACCGACTTCTAGCTTCTACGCTTTCAAGAAAAAATTGGGCTTAACATCCAACAGTTTTGTTCGCGCCAAAGTGATACAGCAAATTGAGTTATTGGAAGAGCAACCATCCATCACACTCACGGTTGGTAAGGCAAACGTCAGTTTGCCTGCAACAACATCCGCTACATACTTGGCTCAAATACTGCGTGAGTTGAGCTAA
- a CDS encoding deoxynucleoside kinase has translation MFGQTLTAKERNSVVHSAVMVEAQELRNVIDSYQSKESALLFFLLNNFLKSHEVSGELESGDVILDRYIFSTLAYQTIMLEEDTVKKIFDALNIAKKILLPDVIVFVKADAETINSRIEARDGTVQWYGDAVTQNNCVETAYKKIFQWFDIPIIEIDTSEKCGRSVEENYQLMKDRIDCVLSGGSN, from the coding sequence GTGTTTGGCCAGACGCTTACTGCGAAAGAGAGAAACTCCGTTGTTCATTCTGCGGTAATGGTAGAAGCACAGGAACTAAGAAATGTCATTGACTCCTACCAGTCAAAGGAGAGCGCTTTACTCTTTTTTTTGCTGAACAACTTCTTGAAGAGTCATGAGGTCTCGGGGGAATTAGAGTCTGGAGATGTCATACTAGACAGATATATCTTTTCAACCTTGGCATACCAGACAATTATGCTTGAAGAAGATACCGTCAAGAAAATCTTTGATGCACTTAACATTGCCAAAAAAATTCTTCTTCCAGATGTAATAGTCTTTGTTAAGGCCGATGCTGAAACTATAAACAGCAGGATAGAGGCCAGAGATGGCACTGTTCAGTGGTACGGCGATGCAGTAACGCAAAATAATTGTGTAGAAACAGCCTACAAAAAGATCTTTCAGTGGTTTGATATTCCCATTATAGAGATTGACACATCAGAAAAGTGTGGTAGGTCTGTGGAAGAAAATTACCAGCTAATGAAAGATCGGATTGATTGCGTTCTTTCTGGAGGGAGTAATTAA
- the tnpB gene encoding IS66 family insertion sequence element accessory protein TnpB (TnpB, as the term is used for proteins encoded by IS66 family insertion elements, is considered an accessory protein, since TnpC, encoded by a neighboring gene, is a DDE family transposase.) has product MQSFIEPSAVFIHRDFVDFRKSINGLAAIVEDELNRDAYTGELFVFCNKAKDKLKILYWDKTGFALWYKRLEKQKFKWPSNIDCNEFELTDEQFKWLLSGFDVLGHQELHYQSMI; this is encoded by the coding sequence ATGCAATCCTTTATTGAACCATCAGCCGTTTTTATACACCGTGATTTTGTCGACTTTCGAAAATCAATAAACGGGTTAGCAGCCATTGTTGAAGATGAGCTTAATCGTGACGCTTACACGGGTGAGTTGTTTGTGTTTTGCAATAAAGCCAAAGACAAACTAAAAATACTGTATTGGGATAAGACGGGTTTTGCACTTTGGTACAAGCGTCTTGAGAAGCAAAAATTCAAATGGCCGAGTAACATCGATTGCAATGAGTTTGAATTAACGGACGAACAATTTAAGTGGTTGCTATCAGGATTTGATGTGCTTGGTCATCAAGAATTACATTATCAATCGATGATCTAA
- a CDS encoding TerB N-terminal domain-containing protein: MEFLLFLGGCYIIYVLFFKKQKNSKPMSNQPQKEKNNWDNFKIEASSQRTKPQKELNVNEELDDNLATFTISYGYEEEVSKNKTLGRWINSGESVVVNGLKITSGNFYFGGQLSSLDGYGTEASLIDDSLQVSSILTLDSHTFEDDSLGYWPKYISLSSRCRGVYLNWLASDRSKADMPIGYIFIYFYGLERRIVVDAIQGNVENFEYISLFDELQRLRAIYSHNRSFWNYSTRLLELMCLSKPDIVSFQENEFSPSNDSLLFKHNLATTVDGGEPIIAELALAWVKFYPEYNLRTPARRCDVEFAKLFKLRYTAKFGDGLVVKPNKTRLKIEYLAASSSIRGVNIEQQDLPDPSVLKAPVKKLIAVADSCTDDLDAYSRYLGKKGTSKNDVAAVMLLPEELANAESSSVIGGFKDWADNNISANNGLVTVADFWKHTGTPLPAKINKKETELIQNLAQKAGYGIAPDSRYHNAKPTPEGVLVLFPEGYGDFFEPSKAFNDVGMALRLGSMVANIDSDVDESELNMLHQLITHNIKLSPTEKSSLNAYLTWRLNTPANMTGLKARLEKLGDKEKAAVSLILVGVSLADGKIDPAEIKQLEKLYIALGLDRSLVTSDIHRLSSSKTTTQITPTSTTSTMSTVQGQDKPSFELDEDILALHESETKDVQSMLGAIFVDEELESLNEKQVESSSGQSVDGLEASHYELYQSLISKEKWARKEVTVLCQKLGLMIDGAIETINDWSFDKVDAPVLDDDDDIYVDLEVVEELEG; the protein is encoded by the coding sequence ATGGAGTTTTTGCTGTTTTTGGGTGGCTGTTACATTATTTATGTTTTGTTTTTCAAAAAACAAAAGAACTCAAAACCAATGTCAAATCAACCGCAAAAAGAAAAAAATAACTGGGATAATTTTAAGATTGAAGCTTCTTCTCAGAGAACTAAGCCTCAAAAAGAATTGAATGTTAACGAAGAGTTAGATGATAATCTTGCTACATTTACTATCTCCTATGGATATGAAGAGGAGGTAAGTAAAAATAAAACTTTAGGCCGTTGGATAAACTCTGGTGAATCGGTAGTTGTAAATGGTCTGAAAATTACTAGTGGTAACTTCTATTTTGGGGGACAGCTGAGCTCTTTAGATGGATATGGTACTGAAGCCTCTCTTATTGATGACTCTCTACAAGTATCTAGTATATTAACATTGGACTCACATACGTTTGAGGATGATTCATTAGGATACTGGCCTAAATATATATCACTATCTTCTAGATGTCGTGGTGTATATCTTAATTGGCTTGCTAGTGATAGAAGCAAGGCAGACATGCCGATTGGCTATATATTCATTTATTTTTACGGTCTAGAAAGACGTATTGTGGTTGATGCAATTCAGGGGAATGTAGAAAACTTTGAATACATTTCATTATTTGATGAACTGCAACGACTGAGAGCTATATATTCACATAACCGTTCTTTCTGGAACTATTCAACCCGTTTACTTGAACTGATGTGCCTAAGTAAGCCTGATATTGTATCGTTTCAAGAAAACGAGTTTTCACCAAGTAATGATTCCCTCTTATTTAAGCATAATTTGGCTACAACTGTTGATGGCGGAGAACCAATCATCGCAGAGCTGGCATTGGCTTGGGTTAAGTTTTATCCCGAATATAATCTCAGAACTCCAGCCAGACGCTGTGATGTCGAGTTCGCAAAGCTATTTAAGTTAAGATATACAGCAAAATTTGGAGATGGTTTAGTCGTCAAACCTAATAAAACTCGGCTGAAAATTGAATACTTGGCTGCCAGTAGTTCGATCCGAGGTGTTAATATTGAACAGCAGGACTTGCCTGATCCAAGTGTATTGAAAGCTCCAGTGAAAAAGCTTATTGCGGTAGCAGACAGCTGTACTGATGATCTTGATGCATATAGTCGATACCTTGGTAAGAAAGGTACTTCGAAAAATGACGTTGCCGCAGTGATGCTGTTGCCTGAAGAATTGGCCAATGCGGAGTCATCATCTGTTATTGGAGGATTTAAAGATTGGGCGGACAATAATATTTCTGCTAACAACGGGCTTGTAACAGTTGCTGACTTTTGGAAGCATACTGGAACTCCTCTTCCAGCAAAGATTAACAAGAAAGAAACTGAACTTATTCAAAACCTTGCCCAAAAAGCAGGTTATGGAATTGCACCTGACTCTCGATATCATAATGCGAAGCCTACTCCGGAAGGAGTGTTAGTGTTATTTCCTGAAGGTTATGGTGACTTCTTTGAACCATCGAAAGCATTCAATGACGTTGGTATGGCATTGCGACTTGGATCTATGGTGGCGAATATTGACTCCGACGTTGATGAATCTGAGCTAAATATGCTTCATCAATTAATAACTCACAATATTAAGCTATCACCAACTGAAAAGAGTTCATTAAATGCTTATCTAACTTGGCGATTAAATACTCCTGCTAATATGACAGGATTAAAAGCACGGTTAGAAAAACTTGGTGATAAGGAGAAAGCTGCGGTCAGTCTTATTCTCGTTGGTGTATCCTTAGCCGATGGTAAAATTGATCCAGCAGAAATCAAACAGCTTGAGAAACTTTATATAGCACTCGGTCTTGATCGGTCTTTAGTAACAAGTGATATCCATAGATTATCCTCTAGCAAAACTACTACTCAAATCACGCCTACATCAACCACTTCGACGATGTCTACTGTGCAAGGTCAGGATAAACCTAGCTTTGAGTTGGATGAGGATATATTGGCTCTACATGAATCGGAGACAAAAGATGTTCAAAGCATGCTAGGAGCCATCTTTGTTGATGAAGAACTTGAGTCGCTGAATGAGAAACAAGTGGAATCATCATCGGGACAAAGTGTTGATGGATTAGAAGCCTCTCACTATGAGCTTTATCAGAGCCTTATCTCGAAAGAAAAATGGGCACGAAAAGAAGTTACTGTTCTCTGTCAAAAGCTTGGCTTGATGATAGATGGTGCAATTGAAACTATTAACGATTGGTCTTTTGACAAGGTAGATGCTCCGGTTCTGGATGATGACGATGACATCTATGTAGACCTCGAAGTAGTTGAAGAATTGGAAGGTTAA
- a CDS encoding DEAD/DEAH box helicase produces MMDEYQRLDTRIQKWVFKQGWSDLREIQKRAINPILSGDRDVLISASTAAGKTEAFFLPACSATADMEQGFGILYISPLKALINDQYRRLESLCEELDMPVTSWHGDSSQSKKKKAKKTPSGILLITPESLESLLVRDAGWVQQAFGFLKYIVIDEFHVFIGSDRGLHLLSLLNRLEHLLKRYSSPIPRVALSATLGELDQVPLSLRPNKSMPCEIITSSKSHTTLKVQVRGYIEPLDLQSDDLRDSAEDQICKELYRLCRGSSHLVFANSRKRTESIAAQLSDLCEANIVPNEFFPHHGSLSKELREELEARLQKEMLPTTAVCTMTLELGIDIGKVNSVVQVTAPHSVSSLRQRMGRSGRRNSPAILRMLISEDELTKSSSIIDKLRMELVQSLAMIRLLIASKWFEPADTSQMHFSTLLHQVLAVTAQWGGIRADQLYTLLCTNGPFQKTTIQHFKLLLSHMGFCELLTQLSSGELVLGIQGERLVSQYTFYAVFKTPEEFRVVVGNKTLGTLPIDSVVIQGQHIIFGGCRWKVLDVDSDKKVIHVEATKGGKPPSFGGEGMSIHDVVRQEMFQIYCEGDYLIQVGHGKVDYIDTVAKGLFKEGACYFKDSKLESKSIIQQGQYVYIFTWMGDKVVNTISAILLQRGFKAGTYAGVIEVEMASIDDVAQCLQSTVKTGLPTEAELAKMVDEKLIEKYDEYLPDELLCEGYGYRAFDCVKAEAYLTKLVM; encoded by the coding sequence ATGATGGATGAATACCAACGTCTCGACACCCGTATCCAAAAGTGGGTATTCAAACAGGGGTGGTCTGATTTAAGAGAAATTCAAAAGCGTGCCATTAACCCGATTTTATCTGGTGATCGAGATGTGTTGATTAGTGCCTCTACTGCAGCGGGTAAGACTGAGGCATTTTTTCTTCCCGCCTGTAGCGCAACTGCAGATATGGAACAAGGTTTTGGTATTCTCTATATAAGCCCTCTTAAAGCTCTTATTAATGATCAGTACCGTCGATTAGAAAGTCTTTGTGAAGAGCTAGATATGCCAGTTACATCTTGGCATGGTGATAGCTCACAGTCGAAAAAGAAAAAGGCAAAGAAAACACCCTCCGGCATTTTACTTATAACACCTGAGTCATTGGAATCGTTGCTTGTAAGAGATGCTGGCTGGGTACAACAAGCTTTTGGCTTTCTTAAATACATTGTTATTGATGAGTTTCATGTATTTATTGGTTCAGATCGAGGACTGCATTTACTTTCATTATTGAATAGGCTAGAGCACCTGCTGAAAAGGTACTCATCTCCAATTCCTCGAGTGGCATTAAGTGCAACACTTGGTGAGTTAGATCAAGTTCCGTTGTCCTTGAGACCGAATAAGAGCATGCCATGTGAAATTATAACTAGTAGTAAAAGCCACACAACACTTAAAGTCCAGGTACGTGGTTATATAGAGCCCTTGGACTTACAGTCTGATGATTTACGAGACTCGGCTGAAGATCAAATTTGCAAAGAATTATATAGATTATGTAGAGGTAGCTCTCATTTGGTATTTGCAAATAGTCGTAAAAGAACTGAAAGTATTGCCGCTCAACTGAGTGATTTATGCGAGGCTAACATTGTCCCCAATGAATTTTTCCCACATCACGGTTCGCTGTCTAAAGAGCTTCGGGAAGAGCTGGAAGCTCGGTTACAAAAAGAAATGTTACCAACGACAGCTGTGTGTACCATGACGCTTGAATTAGGAATCGATATCGGGAAAGTTAATTCGGTTGTTCAGGTCACGGCTCCGCATTCTGTTTCTAGTCTTCGGCAACGAATGGGGCGTTCTGGTAGAAGAAATTCTCCGGCTATTCTTCGTATGTTAATCTCTGAAGATGAGCTTACTAAAAGCTCTAGTATTATCGACAAACTTAGAATGGAGCTGGTTCAATCTCTGGCAATGATTCGATTGCTAATTGCCAGTAAATGGTTTGAACCTGCTGATACAAGTCAAATGCACTTTTCGACGTTATTGCACCAAGTTCTAGCTGTAACAGCTCAGTGGGGGGGGATACGAGCAGATCAGCTTTATACGTTACTCTGCACGAATGGCCCCTTCCAAAAGACAACTATCCAACATTTTAAGCTGTTGCTATCCCATATGGGCTTTTGTGAACTATTGACCCAGCTATCGAGTGGCGAACTTGTGCTTGGTATTCAGGGAGAGCGGTTAGTAAGTCAATATACTTTCTACGCAGTGTTCAAAACACCAGAAGAGTTTCGTGTCGTGGTCGGTAATAAAACCCTAGGTACATTACCAATAGACTCGGTCGTCATCCAGGGACAGCACATTATTTTTGGTGGGTGCCGCTGGAAAGTACTCGATGTAGATAGCGATAAGAAAGTAATTCATGTCGAAGCTACTAAAGGTGGAAAGCCTCCATCTTTTGGTGGAGAAGGGATGTCTATTCATGATGTTGTTCGTCAAGAGATGTTCCAAATATATTGTGAGGGTGATTATCTCATACAAGTTGGTCATGGAAAGGTCGATTACATAGACACTGTAGCGAAGGGCCTTTTTAAGGAAGGTGCATGTTACTTTAAGGATAGTAAGCTAGAGTCAAAATCAATTATTCAGCAGGGACAGTACGTTTATATATTTACCTGGATGGGTGATAAAGTTGTTAATACGATATCTGCAATCCTTTTGCAACGTGGTTTCAAAGCCGGTACGTATGCTGGAGTGATAGAGGTTGAGATGGCTTCTATTGATGATGTAGCCCAATGTTTGCAAAGTACTGTTAAGACTGGATTACCAACAGAAGCAGAGTTGGCGAAAATGGTTGATGAAAAGCTGATAGAAAAATATGATGAGTACTTACCTGATGAACTACTTTGTGAAGGTTATGGCTATCGTGCTTTTGATTGCGTAAAAGCAGAGGCTTATTTAACTAAATTAGTTATGTAA
- a CDS encoding NIF family HAD-type phosphatase, with product MKIEIIALDLEGTLISNAISQIPRPHLYEFLEGCKAITKHVVMFTTVREEKFRQIARLLVSESVAPDWFERMEYVEWDGHKKDLCLINDCNIESTVLVDDVEAYVEAGQEPQWLEIEQFASPYSDNDTELVSMLRRLQESNCTQ from the coding sequence ATGAAAATAGAAATAATTGCATTGGATTTAGAGGGCACGTTGATATCAAACGCGATAAGCCAGATTCCAAGGCCACACTTGTACGAGTTTCTAGAAGGCTGCAAGGCTATTACTAAGCATGTTGTCATGTTCACTACCGTTCGAGAAGAGAAATTCAGACAGATAGCTCGGCTGTTGGTATCAGAGAGTGTTGCTCCTGATTGGTTTGAAAGAATGGAATACGTGGAATGGGACGGCCACAAGAAAGACCTCTGCTTGATTAATGACTGCAACATTGAATCTACTGTATTGGTTGATGATGTTGAAGCGTATGTTGAAGCTGGCCAAGAGCCGCAGTGGCTTGAGATAGAGCAATTCGCAAGTCCGTACTCTGATAATGACACTGAATTAGTGTCTATGTTACGGCGACTACAAGAGAGTAATTGCACTCAGTAA
- a CDS encoding radical SAM protein: MIIFTSKNNRYIYNQFTNDILVVPDAYNSLKDSEIQDDLSQLLETQHISFESPNLENSDKTHSLIINITNYCNLRCSYCAYSEHYPFEREHENRSIEFDVAIKAIDEYVNRSEGVEFRHISMYGGEPSTEPKLVSRIIEYAKKKANNFKFSVCTNGYSMSNEWIQLLVQNEAQLQISIDGDKESHDRYRVDKSGRGSFDRVVSNLNKLSTQAPSYYKSCVYFVVTLSPPYTLTRLYELYNNNELFHQPWYINFVKPTDTTFIDSLNLSKQDFDFSSQELHLANEYINASINGDAQNHFGYWFFGELVKGIHFREFTPSNKIWINGCCNPGVDKLFVDCNGDYFPCERSGSFMKLGNVEIGVDFDKSQDVVNQYTEDCNINCKTCPNVRFCDACYLGSKNGHVFELSSKYKFCHKRIAKLKLALYIYCSVLEVNNSAFDVFTISHI; the protein is encoded by the coding sequence ATGATTATATTTACCTCCAAGAATAATAGATATATATACAATCAATTTACAAATGATATTTTGGTTGTTCCTGATGCGTATAACTCTCTAAAAGATTCAGAGATACAAGATGACTTGAGCCAACTTTTGGAAACGCAACATATTAGCTTTGAATCTCCAAATTTAGAAAACTCAGATAAAACACACTCATTAATAATAAATATTACAAACTATTGTAATCTTCGATGCTCATATTGTGCATACTCAGAACATTACCCATTTGAAAGAGAACATGAGAATCGATCAATAGAATTCGATGTGGCTATAAAAGCTATTGATGAGTATGTTAATCGTTCTGAAGGAGTTGAATTTAGGCATATATCGATGTATGGAGGTGAGCCGTCAACTGAACCAAAATTGGTTTCTCGAATTATCGAGTATGCAAAAAAGAAAGCTAATAACTTTAAGTTTTCAGTTTGTACAAATGGCTACTCAATGTCTAATGAGTGGATTCAACTTTTAGTTCAAAATGAAGCTCAATTACAAATAAGCATAGACGGTGACAAAGAGAGTCATGATAGATACCGTGTTGACAAAAGCGGGAGAGGATCATTTGATAGAGTAGTAAGTAACTTAAACAAACTTTCAACTCAAGCACCATCTTATTATAAGAGCTGTGTTTATTTTGTCGTAACCCTTTCTCCACCATATACACTTACTAGATTGTATGAGTTATATAACAATAACGAGCTGTTCCATCAACCATGGTATATCAATTTTGTTAAGCCAACAGATACAACATTTATAGATTCTTTAAATCTTTCTAAACAAGATTTTGACTTTTCTTCTCAAGAACTACATTTAGCGAATGAGTATATAAATGCATCGATCAATGGAGACGCCCAAAACCACTTTGGGTATTGGTTTTTTGGAGAGTTAGTAAAAGGAATCCACTTTCGGGAGTTTACACCAAGTAATAAAATTTGGATTAATGGTTGTTGTAACCCTGGTGTGGATAAATTGTTTGTTGACTGCAATGGAGACTATTTCCCATGTGAGCGTTCCGGAAGCTTTATGAAGCTTGGCAACGTGGAAATTGGTGTGGATTTTGATAAGTCACAAGATGTCGTAAATCAATATACTGAAGATTGTAATATAAACTGCAAAACATGCCCAAATGTGAGATTCTGTGATGCTTGCTATTTAGGCTCCAAAAACGGTCATGTATTTGAACTTTCTAGCAAGTACAAATTTTGTCATAAAAGGATCGCTAAATTGAAGTTAGCTTTATATATCTATTGCAGCGTGTTAGAGGTAAACAATAGCGCTTTCGATGTTTTTACGATAAGTCATATCTAG
- a CDS encoding ATP-binding protein, with translation MVEKRIRLKERDAIIQSLKSGVTPKIGIQHIQVGRSNELKALYQDIERITEGGSAFRLIIGEYGSGKTFFLSVIRSIALEKKLVTVNADLAPDRRIHASSGQARNLYSELMRNLATRNKPDGNALTSVVERFVTEARKEAEAKEANVSSVIHEKLASLSELVGGYDFAKVIEAYWTGHEQDNESLRTNAIRWLRAEYSTKTDAKKDLGVRTIISDSSFYDALKLMSLFVRQAGYEGLLVNLDEMVNLYKLNSTQARTSNYEQILRILNDCLQGTAEHLGFLLGGTPEFLLDPRKGLYSYEALQTRLAENSFAQRAGVIDYSSPALHLSSLTPEELYILLKNLRHVFAGGDTAKYLVPDEALKSFLFHCSQTIGDAYFRTPRNTIKAFLDMLAVLEQNPSVVWSQLVEASTFEAERPSDVELDVIEAQNCDTEGLVDFKL, from the coding sequence ATGGTAGAAAAACGTATTCGTCTCAAAGAACGAGACGCGATTATTCAATCTCTAAAATCTGGTGTTACTCCTAAAATAGGTATCCAGCATATTCAGGTTGGTCGATCAAATGAGCTTAAAGCGTTGTATCAGGATATAGAGCGAATCACAGAAGGTGGTTCTGCATTCCGCCTAATAATTGGAGAGTATGGTTCAGGTAAAACATTCTTCTTAAGTGTTATTCGTTCTATTGCACTAGAAAAGAAGCTGGTAACTGTAAACGCTGATCTTGCACCGGATCGACGTATTCACGCATCATCAGGTCAAGCACGTAATCTGTATTCAGAGCTTATGCGTAATTTGGCTACTCGGAATAAGCCCGACGGAAATGCTCTCACCAGTGTTGTTGAGCGATTCGTGACGGAGGCTAGAAAAGAAGCAGAGGCAAAAGAGGCCAATGTATCTTCTGTAATCCATGAAAAATTAGCTTCGCTCTCAGAACTTGTTGGTGGTTATGATTTTGCAAAAGTTATTGAAGCCTATTGGACTGGACACGAGCAAGACAATGAATCCTTGAGAACAAATGCTATTCGTTGGCTACGTGCAGAGTATTCAACGAAAACTGACGCGAAGAAAGATTTGGGTGTGAGAACAATAATATCAGATTCTTCATTCTATGATGCATTAAAATTGATGAGCTTATTTGTACGACAGGCAGGTTACGAAGGTCTGTTGGTTAATTTGGATGAAATGGTAAACCTGTATAAGTTAAATAGTACCCAAGCTCGCACTTCAAACTATGAACAAATACTTAGGATTTTAAATGACTGCCTTCAAGGTACAGCAGAGCACCTTGGTTTTTTGTTAGGTGGAACACCAGAGTTCTTACTTGATCCGAGAAAAGGGTTATACAGTTATGAAGCTCTACAAACACGATTGGCGGAAAATAGTTTTGCCCAACGAGCTGGAGTCATTGACTATTCTTCGCCAGCGTTGCATTTATCCAGCCTTACACCAGAAGAGCTTTACATTCTGTTGAAGAATCTTCGACACGTATTTGCGGGCGGAGATACGGCAAAGTATTTAGTGCCTGATGAGGCTTTGAAATCATTTCTATTTCACTGTAGCCAAACTATTGGTGACGCATATTTTCGCACGCCAAGGAATACGATTAAGGCGTTTTTGGATATGCTCGCAGTACTAGAACAAAACCCTTCTGTAGTATGGTCACAATTGGTTGAAGCATCAACTTTTGAAGCGGAGCGTCCTAGTGATGTAGAGCTTGATGTTATTGAGGCTCAAAACTGTGACACTGAGGGGTTAGTAGACTTCAAATTATGA